The following are from one region of the Capsicum annuum cultivar UCD-10X-F1 chromosome 1, UCD10Xv1.1, whole genome shotgun sequence genome:
- the LOC107867785 gene encoding uncharacterized protein LOC107867785 isoform X3 produces MDYNDNDYQSHLSGEDSSKVSSVLHPYALPKFDFDDSLQGHLRFDSLVENEVFLGIPTQEDNHWIEDFSRGSSGIEFSSSATDSCSIPRRNNVWSEATSTESVEMLLKSVGQEEMVRGDTIMEESDAGNELGCLIQPAASSLKLDDKRDDVKGSSSAAPADESVEFTGSFSRCERTKIEDVHIVCAPERQGMGPIADGCSDIAGERCSEVNTEEKLQTEIKSVDENLGEAKTLQSESLPDNSNRQPSVPVIQSAINECLTDSLPASTEILASQHNSTNCHSGNTSGLPSEHHKPEEKQISVSKESSMGDEKSRGCAVESETCTSNASPPSLASLKLEVVKEIPTETRMIKSEEPCVQDSECGLSTEGCKEDISSVGSAERVFSKDLKDNLQVVGNSILCEVKEASVSSICLDTRDTDNQEGSSKGRIEKVSSMQMSDGLTASPEKEVNNLDGHSPLNLVTSEACAVSEISEPSKENNGNGIHSLEGSSNIQEASVSTELVETPVPENLETGNDADRVSQGYACAGDHVPLPVPAGSMDICGESFSRVVDVDTTNADVSGDKEQEKVLPVENEMERSCVRDHGVRSSSMEGESEQISDQGHRSKFESSTLNNQALDVGFDDRNLILGGDSVSVPLLSGSDAIATEIVDHDEKLKPVSVMGGSGHFAGKGEMQVVLSAEAEVSTVKESSEGAGQVRPLSNDGKDAGDCCMEIKPMVVEPNVLAQDNPDTASHVEQAAIAEANIECCKHVEECATNSGSIIKEDAVFGAGAEAAPLEKNKEMKRETVKLVEVGVEGSSDVIGGRKEDSVAVQSCTALSLSEKKTTKSRRRAVVKNVAPLVDTTEIGGKAQPTSIASGENASNKADRSFTFDVSPLVGNAKGEADKSITSTQACLPTEEISHASPLVPDKGTPSGGAKSDRKARRGSGKSGKENPRKGSQLKEINSSKQSDRGNKSSVQCSPSVAVQKMQFEAGTVERNITKSSGAVSFPTSNLPDLNTSSPASVLFHQPFTDQQQVQLRAQIFVYGTLIQGTAPDEACMVSAFGTSDGGRSLWEPAWRACVERVHGQRSRGGNNETPSHPRSEMRNAGPRTPDQANKQAVHQNKVTTSAAGRASGKATNSPVISPMVSLSSPLWNMPTPSRDGLSSARGAVVDYKALSSMHPYQTPPAQTFVGHTASWLPQAPFPGPWVASPQNSAFDISAQLPALPVTESVKLTPVKESSLSISAGAKHAPPGSVAHAGDSGILSGASLHENKQASVLPAQYSADQKSRKRKKASSTEDRAQKTKLGTSSESVTAPVVCTQLSNKAPSSDEFGQLSSVAVVPLVAHGQTGAASVPIIGGHFSTSVVIAPPSSSVPKNTSEIPITSGPSSAGICKRELDLGKKTKTSNNLSKVEEAKLQAEDAATNAAAAVSHCQDVWSQLDNNKNSDLPSDIEVKLTSAAVAVAAATSVAKAAAAAAKLASNAALQAKLMADEAMMAYDANNPSQTNAAAFPNIVNNLGSATPASVLKGQDVGNGSSSIIFAAREASRRRIEAASAASRHAENLDAIVKAAELAAEAVSHAGKVVTLADPLPLTQLVEAGPDSYWKVSQTLSGQVVKANKVNEDESAIPIVEKAPGIFSKRSEGPSVEEMHPTIPDFQPTTVSGNIVEDDMRNEEVIQTPVTGVEKDVRGAKGHSKPEGSKTIGLVAESSHDLVEACGDVESSRMQEGSLVEVFKDSDDGKRAWYSAKVLTLKNGKALVCYTDHQSDEGLEQLKDWVPLDVGSDELPRIRPVHPVTALQGEKKRRRAAVKEYTWYVGDRVDAWIDYRWREGVIAEKNKRDETTFSVNFPAYGDTAVVRAWHLRPTLVWKDGEWVELSRSRHDFLSQSDTPKEKRMKLGNHAGEDTGNDGLSKKMDPLVPVTNEPATLLPLSVNEKTFNIGISKDDDKPNTLRTMRSGLQKEGSKVFGVPKPGKKRKFMEVSKHYDSDKGSKSNVPPGSAKFTKYLMPQATGTGGWKINSRTDLKEKQAIEARRKLPKPGKPPSSARNLKDNSITSTGDASGADHTVGEAIVYDKHEAKQPNVVNFVSNAEEGAEDPVKFRSEALPTNIPKKASTSLNRGEGMKKKIPVSNLKSSKVELKDKMIPETNEPRRSNRRIQPTSRLLEGLQSSLIISKLPSVSHDKSSRSHSRGASR; encoded by the exons ATGGATTACAATGACAATGATTATCAAAGTCATTTAAGTGGTGAAGACAGCTCCAAAGTTTCCTCTGTTTTGCATCCCTATGCTCTTCCCAAGTTCGATTTTGACGATAGTCTTCAGGGGCATTTAAGATTTGACAGCTTAGTTGAGAACGAGGTTTTCCTTGGTATCCCCACTCAGGAAGACAATCATTGGATAGAGGATTTTTCTCGGGGAAGTAGTGGAATAGAGTTCAGTTCAAGTGCTACAGATTCTTGCTCCATACCAAGACGTAATAATGTCTGGTCTGAGGCAACATCAACAGAATCTGTTGAAATGTTATTGAAATCAGTTGGTCAGGAAGAAATGGTTCGAGGGGACACTATTATGGAGGAGTCAGATGCTGGTAATGAATTGGGTTGCTTAATCCAGCCAGCAGCATCTAGTTTGAAGTTGGATGATAAAAGAGATGATGTTAAAGGCTCCAGCTCAGCAGCTCCTGCGGACGAGTCAGTTGAGTTTACTGGTTCATTTTCTAGGTGTGAGAGAACAAAGATAGAAGATGTTCATATTGTATGTGCTCCAGAAAGGCAGGGGATGGGACCTATTGCTGATGGATGTTCTGACATTGCTGGTGAGAGATGTTCTGAAGTTAATACTGAGGAGAAGTTACAGACTGAAATAAAAAGTGTTGATGAGAATCTAGGGGAAGCTAAAACATTACAAAGTGAATCTCTACCTGATAACTCTAATAGGCAACCATCCGTTCCTGTAATTCAAAGTGCAATTAACGAGTGTCTTACAGATTCTCTTCCTGCGAGTACAGAGATTTTGGCTAGTCAGCATAATTCAACCAACTGTCATAGTGGGAATACAAGTGGTCTACCAAGTGAACACCACAAACCAGAGGAGAAACAAATATCTGTGAGCAAAGAGTCGAGTATGGGTGATGAGAAGTCCCGTGGATGTGCTGTTGAAAGTGAAACCTGTACCTCTAATGCCAGTCCTCCCTCTCTTGCTTCTTTAAAACTTGAAGTAGTCAAAGAGATTCCAACTGAAACCAGAATGATTAAATCAGAGGAACCTTGTGTGCAGGATAGTGAATGCGGTCTTAGTACTGAGGGATGCAAAGAAGATATTTCTTCTGTAGGATCAGCTGAGAGGGTTTTCTCCAAAGACTTGAAAGATAATCTACAGGTTGTAGGTAATAGCATACTATGTGAGGTTAAGGAGGCATCTGTAAGTTCGATTTGTTTAGATACGAGAGACACCGATAACCAAGAAGGCAGCTCCAAGGGTCGGATAGAGAAGGTATCTTCTATGCAGATGTCAGATGGACTGACTGCTTCCCCTGAGAAAGAGGTGAATAATCTGGACGGTCATTCCCCACTTAATCTTGTCACTTCGGAGGCATGTGCAGTATCAGAGATCTCTGAGCCGTCAAAAGAGAATAATGGTAATGGTATTCATTCTTTAGAAGGTTCAAGTAATATACAAGAGGCATCTGTTTCTACTGAACTTGTGGAGACGCCAGTACCTGAGAATTTAGAAACTGGAAATGATGCTGATAGGGTTTCCCAAGGATATGCATGTGCTGGAGACCATGTCCCCTTGCCTGTGCCTGCTGGATCCATGGACATATGTGGAGAAAGCTTCTCCCGTGTGGTTGATGTTGATACTACTAATGCAGATGTCTCTGGTGATAAGGAACAGGAGAAAGTGCTGCCTGTGGAAAATGAGATGGAGAGATCATGTGTGCGTGACCATGGGGTTAGATCCTCCTCTATGGAGGGAGAATCTGAACAAATCTCTGACCAAGGTCATAGATCAAAATTTGAATCTTCCACATTGAATAATCAAG CATTAGATGTTGGGTTTGACGATAGGAACTTAATCTTAGGTGGTGACTCAGTGAGTGTTCCGTTGCTTTCTGGTAGTGATGCAATTGCAACTGAAATAGTTGATCATGATGAAAAGTTGAAGCCAGTGTCGGTTATGGGAGGTTCTGGTCATTTTGCAGGAAAGGGAGAAATGCAAGTTGTTCTCAGTGCGGAAGCAGAAGTGTCAACAGTTAAGGAGTCTTCTGAGGGGGCAGGCCAGGTACGTCCCCTGTCCAACGATGGAAAAGATGCTGGTGACTGTTGTATGGAAATAAAACCTATGGTTGTTGAGCCGAATGTTCTTGCTCAGGATAATCCTGACACGGCAAGCCATGTTGAGCAAGCGGCAATTGCTGAAGCAAATATTGAGTGCTGCAAGCATGTGGAAGAATGTGCAACCAATAGTGGTTCAATCATCAAAGAGGATGCTGTTTTTGGAGCTGGAGCTGAGGCTGCGCctcttgaaaagaataaggagatGAAAAGAGAAACAGTGAAATTGGTAGAAGTTGGAG TTGAGGGAAGTTCGGACGTTATTGGTGGACGTAAAGAAGATTCTGTTGCTGTCCAAAGTTGTACTGCGCTTTCACTAAGTGAAAAGAAAACGACCAAGAGCCGAAGAAGGGCTGTAGTTAAGAATGTTGCTCCCCTTGTCGATACAACTGAAATTGGTGGTAAAGCACAGCCCACCTCCATAGCTTCAGGAGAAAATGCTTCTAATAAAGCAGATAGGAGCTTTACTTTTGATGTAAGTCCATTGGTTGGTAATGCTAAGGGAGAAGCTGACAAATCAATCACCAGTACTCAAGCCTGCCTTCCAACTGAG GAAATTTCTCATGCAAGTCCTCTGGTACCTGATAAAGGGACTCCATCTGGGGGTGCCAAGAGTGATCGCAAGGCAAGACGCGGCTCAGGGAAATCAGGTAAAGAAAACCCTAGGAAGGGAAGCCAATTGAAGGAAATAAACTCATCGAAGCAGTCGGATAGAGGAAATAAATCTTCTGTTCAGTGTAGCCCCTCTGTGGCTGTGCAGAAAATGCAATTTGAAGCGGGAACTGTTGAACGCAATATTACAAAGTCCAGCGGGGCTGTTTCCTTTCCAACTTCAAATTTACCTGATTTGAACACTTCTTCTCCTGCATCTGTATTGTTCCATCAGCCTTTCACAGATCAACAACAAGTGCAACTGCGAGCTCAAATTTTTGTTTATGGGACTCTGAT ACAAGGTACAGCACCAGACGAGGCTTGTATGGTTTCAGCTTTTGGGACATCTG ATGGAGGCCGAAGTCTTTGGGAACCTGCATGGCGTGCTTGTGTTGAAAGGGTTCATGGACAGAGATCTCGCGGTGGAAACAATGAAACTCCATCTCATCCACGTTCAG AAATGAGAAATGCAGGTCCCAGAACTCCAGATCAAGCAAACAAGCAGGCTGTGCATCAAAATAAAGTTACTACTTCGGCAGCTGGACGAGCAAGCGGCAAGGCTACCAATTCACCTGTTATTAGTCCAATGGTATCACTTTCGTCCCCTCTTTGGAATATGCCTACTCCCTCCCGCGATGGGCTATCCTCCGCCAGAGGAGCTGTTGTTGATTATAAGGCACTTTCTTCTATGCATCCCTATCAGACTCCACCAGCACAAACTTTTGTGGGGCACACTGCCTCTTGGCTACCACAAGCCCCTTTTCCTGGTCCGTGGGTTGCTTCTCCACAAAATTCTGCATTTGATATTAGTGCACAGCTTCCTGCATTGCCTGTTACAGAGTCTGTGAAATTAACCCCTGTAAAGGAGTCATCCTTGTCCATTTCTGCTGGTGCAAAGCATGCACCGCCTGGTTCGGTGGCTCATGCTGGGGATAGTGGTATCCTGTCTGGAGCTTCTCTGCATGAAAACAAGCAGGCCTCAGTGTTGCCTGCCCAGTATTCAGCTGATCAGAAATCTAGAAAGAGAAAAAAGGCATCCAGTACTGAGGATCGTGCTCAAAAAACCAAGCTTGGCACCTCTTCTGAATCAGTTACTGCCCCTGTCGTttgtactcagttatcaaataagGCTCCTTCATCTGATGAGTTTGGCCAGTTATCATCAGTTGCTGTTGTACCGTTGGTTGCTCATGGCCAGACAGGAGCTGCATCTGTTCCCATAATTGGTGGCCATTTTTCTACATCAGTTGTCATCGCACCACCTTCTAGCTCTGTACCTAAAAACACTTCTGAAATACCGATCACCTCAGGCCCATCTTCCGCTGGTATCTGTAAGAGAGAGCTCGATttagggaaaaagaccaaaactTCAAATAACTTGAGCAAAGTTGAGGAAGCTAAGCTGCAGGCAGAGGATGCTGCCACAAATGCTGCTGCTGCAGTTAGTCACTGCCAAGATGTGTGGAGCCAGTTAGATAATAACAAGAATTCTGATTTGCCGTCGGATATTGAGGTTAAGCTGACATCTGCTGCCGTTGCTGTAGCAGCTGCTACTTCTGTTGCAAAGGCAGCCGCTGCAGCTGCTAAGCTTGCATCAAATGCTGCATTGCAAGCTAAACTGATGGCGGATGAGGCAATGATGGCATATGATGCGAATAATCCTTCTCAAACCAATGCGGCCGCTTTCCCTAATATTGTGAACAACTTGGGGAGTGCCACTCCTGCTTCAGTACTGAAAGGTCAAGATGTTGGCAATGGTTCTAGTTCAATTATATTTGCTGCTAGGGAGGCGTCGAGGAGAAGGATAGAAGCAGCTTCAGCTGCATCAAGGCATGCTGAGAATTTGGATGCTATAGTTAAGGCTGCGGAATTGGCAGCTGAAGCTGTGTCACATGCCGGGAAAGTTGTTACGTTGGCTGATCCTTTGCCTCTGACTCAATTAGTAGAAGCTGGTCCAGATAGCTACTGGAAAGTTTCCCAAACACTCTCTGGGCAGGTTGTCAAGGCAAACAAGGTAAATGAGGATGAATCGGCTATCCCCATCGTTGAAAAGGCTCCTGGCATCTTTTCCAAGCGATCTGAGGGTCCATCTGTTGAAGAGATGCATCCCACGATCCCTGATTTCCAGCCTACTACTGTATCTGGTAATATCGTTGAGGACGACATGAGGAATGAAGAAGTTATTCAAACTCCCGTTACAGGTGTTGAGAAGGATGTAAGAGGAGCAAAGGGTCATAGTAAGCCAGAGGGGAGTAAGACGATAGGCCTAGTTGCCGAGTCATCCCATGATCTGGTGGAAGCATGTGGAGACGTCGAAAGCTCTAGGATGCAAGAGGGTTCCCTCGTGGAG GTTTTTAAAGATAGTGATGATGGTAAGAGAGCCTGGTACTCTGCCAAAGTGTTGACCTTGAAGAACGGAAAAGCTCTTGTTTGTTACACCGACCATCAGTCTGATGAAG GACTTGAACAGTTAAAGGACTGGGTACCTCTAGATGTTGGAAGTGATGAACTACCAAGGATACGTCCTGTGCATCCAGTGACTGCTTTGCAAGGAGAGAAAAAGAGACGAAGAGCAGCTGTTAAGGAGTATACTTGGTATGTAGGAGATAGAGTTGATGCATGGATTGACTACCG CTGGCGCGAGGGTGTCATTGCGGAGAAGAACAAAAGGGACGAGACTACATTTAGTGTCAACTTTCCAG CTTATGGAGATACTGCAGTTGTCAGAGCATGGCATCTCCGACCAACTCTTGTATGGAAGGATGGAGAGTGGGTTGAGTTGTCTAGGTCAAGACATGACTTCTTGTCCCAG AGTGATACACCTAAGGAGAAGCGAATGAAGCTGGGCAATCATGCTGGTGAGGATACTGGAAATGACGGTCTATCAAAAAAAATGGATCCATTGGTGCCAGTGACAAATGAACCAGCAACACTGCTTCCTTTGTCTGTCAATGAAAAAACATTTAATATTGGGATTAGCAAAGATGACGATAAGCCCAACACTCTTCGTACAATGAGGTCTGGTTTGCAGAAAGAGGGATCAAAAGTTTTTGGTGTTCCTAAACCAGGAAAGAAAAGGAAGTTTATGGAAGTGAGCAAGCATTATGATTCAGACAAGGGATCTAAGAGTAACGTGCCACCTGGTTCAGCCAAGTTCACAAAATATTTGATGCCTCAAGCAACAGGAACTGGTGGATGGAAGATCAATTCTAGAACTGATCTGAAGGAGAAACAGGCAATTGAAGCTCGACGGAAACTTCCTAAACCAGGTAAGCCTCCTAGTTCAGCTAGAAATTTGAAGGATAATAGTATTACATCCACTGGAGATGCTAGCGGAGCTGACCACACGGTAGGTGAGGCAATTGTGTATGATAAGCATGAAGCAAAACAGCCTAATGTGGTTAATTTTGTGTCAAATGCGGAAGAAGGGGCTGAAGATCCCGTGAAATTTCGTTCCGAAGCTCTTCCCACCAACATACCAAAGAAAGCTTCAACATCATTAAACAGAGGGGAGGGCATGAAGAAGAAAATCCCCGTATCCAATTTGAAGTCGAGTAAAGTTGAACTAAAGGACAAAATGATACCTGAAACTAATGAACCCCGCAGGTCAAACCGAAGGATTCAACCAACATCAAGG TTATTGGAGGGACTACAAAGCTCGTTGATCATCTCTAAGTTACCATCTGTTTCACATGATAAAAGTAGCAGAAGTCACAGCAGGGGTGCATCAAG GTAA